From the genome of Pseudarthrobacter sp. NIBRBAC000502772:
GTGGCTGATCGACCAGGCACCGTACCAGCTCATGTCATGCCCCGGAACAAGCCTGAAGCCATGAACGCAACAGTCCGGACAGCTGTACCAGCGGCGGGTTCTGCCCTACTCACTCTGCGCCGCTTGATCCTGTACGTGTTGCTGTTTGCCCTGGTGGTGATCGCCTCTATCGGGTTGAGCGGCCTCCTGGAGCGCCTGTTCAGCACGGGCGCCGTGTTGGCGTCCACAGATGTGGCCGGGCTTGCCCGTTCCCTCGCCTTCACATTGATTGGAGGTCCGCTGGCCGGGCTCCTGTGGTGGGTAGTTTGGCGCAGGCTCGACGACGCCGCGGAATGCGCGGCAGCAGGGTGGGGCCTGTACGTGACCGCGATTTATGCGGTGTCTCTCATCGTAGCCACGACTTCCCTCCTGGGAATGGCGGCGTCCTTCATCGGTCCCCAGGAACCCCGGTGGTATTCGCCGTTGTCAAACGGACTTGTCTGGGCCGCAGTATGGTTCTGGCATCGCTGGATGTGGCGGCACCCCGTCAAACATCCCGTCAATCTTGACGACGTCCCGGCTGTTGTCGGCACAGTCTTCGGACTGCTCACGGGCGCGTTTTCCGCCATCACCGCCCTGGGTGGCTTGCTTGACGTCGCCATCCGGGGCTTCACCAGCCTTACCCCAGAGGCGGAAGCGTGGTGGCAGTCTGTGCTGCGGGCGCTCGTCTGGGCCATTGGCGGAAGTATCGTGTGGTGGTGGCACTGGTTCAAGGGTGGCGGGCGCAAACTGGAAACCGCCCTGGTGGATGTTGCACTGCTCAGCGTTGGGATCTTCGCAGCCGGAATCACGGCGCTCGGCGGGGCCGCCGTCGTGGTTTTTGTACTCCTCAGAACTGTATTCGACCGGGGCGAGTCGATGAATGAACTGCTGGCTCCCCTCGGCTCTGCTGTCGCCGCTGCAGCCGTCGGAGCATTGGTGTGGCGCTATCATCGCGTCAGCGGAACCCACCGTTCGGTGGCCACCCGCAGTGCAGGCCGGCTGGTGACGTCAGGAATTGCCCTGGCGGCAGCTGCCTCCGGCATCGGCGTCGTCATCAACGCAGCCCTTGCCATGGCCGTTTCACCCCTGGCCGGAAGCGGCACGCGCACCCTGCTGCTGGGTGGCATCAGTTCCCTCCTTGTGGGAGGCCCCGTCTGGTGGCGGGCGTGGAAGCCGGGCCTGCAACCGCACAGCATGGATGTCATTCCTCCGGGCAGGCGGGTTTACCTCGTGGTGGTCTTCGGCATCAGTGCCGTGGTGGCGCTCGTTGCCCTGCTGGTGATTGGATACCGGCTCTTCGAGTTCATCTTGGGCGACGTGTCCGGAGGCAGCCTGCTGGACCGCATCCGGGCACCACTCGGCCTCCTAGTAGCAGCCGGCCTCGTTGCCGCCTACCACTTTGCCCTTTGGCGGCGTGATCGCGCCCACCTGGCGGCCGCGGCCCCGTCCGGCGCGCACACCATTGAGAGGGTCACCTTGGTGACGGCATCGGATCCGGAGGCGTTGTCCACCGCAATCACCGCCGCGACCGGCGCCAAAGTCACTGTGTGGCGACGGGCCGATGCCGGCAACAGACCACTGCCGGCGGAAGCGGCCCTCCCCTCGGAACCAGGGCTCATGGAGCTGGCAGTAAGTGCCCTTTCCGGCGTCACTGCCGCCAGCGTCCTGCTGGTAATCGGTCCGGCCGCCGGCCAGGCAGCCCGGATCGAGGCAATTCCCCTGGAAACAGACAAACCCTCACGGAATTGGCGCCGGGAAGCGGCGGCGTCCCCACCAGAAATCAGGCGAACGCAATGGGTGGAGTAGTGCATTTTGAAATCCCCGCAGACGATGAAGACCGCGCGAGAAAGTTCTACGAATCAGTGTTTGGCTGGACCTTCCAAGTCTTGCCGGAAATGGAGTACAGCCTGGCAATGACCACGCCGCTCGATGATCAGGGCATCCCGGCGGAGCCAGGGGCAATCAACGGCGGAATCTTCCGCCGCGGCGACATGTTGCAGGCACCGGTGGTCACGATTGATGTCGAC
Proteins encoded in this window:
- a CDS encoding DUF5671 domain-containing protein; its protein translation is MNATVRTAVPAAGSALLTLRRLILYVLLFALVVIASIGLSGLLERLFSTGAVLASTDVAGLARSLAFTLIGGPLAGLLWWVVWRRLDDAAECAAAGWGLYVTAIYAVSLIVATTSLLGMAASFIGPQEPRWYSPLSNGLVWAAVWFWHRWMWRHPVKHPVNLDDVPAVVGTVFGLLTGAFSAITALGGLLDVAIRGFTSLTPEAEAWWQSVLRALVWAIGGSIVWWWHWFKGGGRKLETALVDVALLSVGIFAAGITALGGAAVVVFVLLRTVFDRGESMNELLAPLGSAVAAAAVGALVWRYHRVSGTHRSVATRSAGRLVTSGIALAAAASGIGVVINAALAMAVSPLAGSGTRTLLLGGISSLLVGGPVWWRAWKPGLQPHSMDVIPPGRRVYLVVVFGISAVVALVALLVIGYRLFEFILGDVSGGSLLDRIRAPLGLLVAAGLVAAYHFALWRRDRAHLAAAAPSGAHTIERVTLVTASDPEALSTAITAATGAKVTVWRRADAGNRPLPAEAALPSEPGLMELAVSALSGVTAASVLLVIGPAAGQAARIEAIPLETDKPSRNWRREAAASPPEIRRTQWVE
- a CDS encoding VOC family protein, with product MHFEIPADDEDRARKFYESVFGWTFQVLPEMEYSLAMTTPLDDQGIPAEPGAINGGIFRRGDMLQAPVVTIDVDDIDAALEQIGRTGGETVRGRMEVPGSGWNAYFRDSEGNVIGLWQNAGPAARLEG